The Phaeobacter sp. A36a-5a genomic interval GCCAGTGCTGGCAGCGCGTCCTCTTCGACCTTGATACGGGCCAGTTTGGCCACTTTTGCGGCGGTGCTTTGGTCAATCGACATGGAAACCCTCATCTCGTGTTAGGACGCATTTACCGCCGCACCGCCGCCGCCGCAAGCCTGTGGCGGCGCGAAACCCCGGTGAAATCGGCGTGACGGAGCGCGGGCGAGTGGATTTTTGCACCAAGCGCGATAGGCTTAGGCCAAGACGATGCGCCAGCGGGGCCGATCGTAACAGTATTGAGGGAGACAGAACATGAAGATCATCTGGTTGGGCCATGGCAGTTTTCGCATCGAGACCGCAGGGCAGGTTCTGCTGGTCGATCCCTGGCTCACCGGCAATCCCATGCTCGCCGAGGACCAGCATGACGCCGCGATCACCGGCGCCACCCATATCATTCTGACCCATGCGCATTTCGACCATGTGATCGACGTGCTGGCGCTGGCGCGACGCCTGGATGTGCCGATTGTGGGGCAATATGACCTGATGGGCATCTGGGGCGAGACCGAGGAGGTCACCACCATCGGCTTCAACAAAGGCGGAACCGTCAATCTGGACGGGCCGCAACTGGCGATGGTGCCTGCCTCGCACAGCTCGACCTTTGCCACCCAGGACGGGCTGCGCACCGGGGGCAGCGAAGTCGGCTACATGCTGATGAGTGAAAACAAGACGCTCTATATCTCGGGCGATACCGGGTTGATGGCCGATATGGACTGGATGGGGGATTACTACAAACCCGACATCGGCATCCTGAGCGCGGGCGGGCATTTCACCATGGATATGGCGCAGGCGGCCTATGCGGCGACACGGTATTTCAACTTCAAGACCGTGATCCCCTGCCACTACCGCACGTTCCCGATCCTTGAGCAGAGCGCCGAGAAACTGGCCGAGGCGCTGCCGGATGTGACGGTGATCGAGCCGCAGGTTCTGGACGTAATCGACGTCTAGCCGACAGGCTCCCGCCCGGACCCCGGTCTGCGGTGCAGATCCGGTCCCGTTGGGCATGGCGCCGCCCCGGCCGGGGCGGCGCGGGCACGCACGAAAGCCTGGTAGCGCGCTGACCTCAAAAGCGCGAAGATCACGCGTGCGGCCTGATCACTCGCCGCCGGATAAGGCCGGGGATTGAAAGCTGGCGCGCGCCCTGGCCACCTGCGCGCGGCAGATGCAATGCTCCGCGTGATCATTGACCAGCCCCATCGCCTGCATGAAGGCAAAACAGGTGGTGGGGCCGACAAATTTCCAGCCCCGTTTCTTCAGCTCTTTTGACAGCGCGATGGACTGCGGCGTGATAGAGGCCGTCTGCGGCGGCACCTGCGCATCGGGACCGGGTTCAAACCGCCAGAAAAACGCCGCCAGCGAGCCCTCCTGCCTGACCATCTCCTGCGCGCGCCGGGCATTGTTGATCACCGCCTCGACCTTGCCGCGATGGCGGACAATGCCTGCATCCTGCAACAGGCGCTCCACATCTGGCGGGCCAAATTCCGCCACGCTGTCCCAGTCAAAACCATGGAAGGCGGCGCGGAAGTTCTCGCGCTTGGCCAGAATGGTCCGCCAGCTCAGGCCGGATTGAAAGCTCTCCAGACAGATCTTTTCAAACAGGCGGCGATCATCTGCCACCGGATAACCCCATTCCTGATCGTGATAGGCCAGAAACTCGGGCGCGGATCCAGCCCAGCCACAGCGCAGCTGCCCGTCATCTGCCAGATATTCCTTGCTCATCACTCGCCCCCTTTTCGGCAGTGCAGGCCGCTCATCTGCTGGCCCGCCGCGCCGCCACGCTACGGGCAGGAAATCAGCGCGGTCAACCGTCCCCGGCGCGACGCGCCGCAAAGAACTCCTTCAGCAGGGTTTCGGCCGGCTCTGCGCTAATGCCATCGTAAACCTCGGGCGCGTGATGAGCCTGCGGGTGCGAGAACACGCAGGCACCATGGGCGACGCCACCGGATTTCGGATCGGACGCCCCGTAGTAAACACGCCCGATGCGGGCGGCAGCAATCGCCGCCGCGCACATCGCGCAGGGTTCCAGCGTCACGTAAAGGTCGTGACCGGTCAGCCGCTCGGACCCGGCGGCGGCGCAGGCCGCACGGATCACCAGCACCTCGGCATGGGCGGTGGGGTCGTTCAGTTCGCGGGTGCGATTGCCCGCCTGTGCCACGACACGGCCATCCGGCGCGATCAGCACGGCGCCCACCGGCACCTCGCCGCGCGCGGCGGCTGCGCGCGCCTCGGCAAGGGCAATATCCATATGAGAACGAAACGGCATAGCTCTCCCTGCCCCAGAATGGGAGCTTTCGCAACCGCGCGGAATGATCTATGGCCTCAGGTATGAGCAAAACACCATCCTCCCCCAAGGGCCAGCGCCCCGCAGCGGCGAAACCAGCCCGCGCCAGCAAGAAACCGACCGCCCCCTCCGCAACCGGCGAGAGCCCGGACGGCGACCGCATCGCAAAGGTGCTGTCGCGCGCCGGTGTTGCATCGCGGCGCGAGGCCGAAAAGATGATCGCCGAAGGGCGTATCGCCGTGAACGGCAAGGTCATCGACAGCCCGGCGCTGAATGTGGTGTTGGGCAAGGACCGGATCGTGGTGGATGGTATGCCGATGCAGGATCCGGAACCGCCGCGCCTGTGGATGTATCACAAACCAGCGGGGCTGGTGACCACCACCAGCGACGAGCTGGACCGCCGGACCATCTTTGATGAGCTGCCCGAGGACATGCCCCGTGTGATGACGGTCGGCAGGCTTGACCTCAACTCCGAGGGGCTGCTGCTGCTGACCAATGACGGCGGCATCAAGCGGCAGCTGGAGCTGCCGTCGACCGGCTGGCTGCGCCGCTACCGGGTGCGGATCAACGGCCGACCGAAGGACAGCGATTTTGAACCGCTGCGTCAGGGGCTCGTGATCGAGGGAGAGAGATTTCAGCCGATGACCGTCGCGCTGGATCGTCAGCAGGGCGCAAACGCCTGGCTGACCATTGGCCTGCGCGAAGGCAAGAACCGGGAGATCCGCCGCGCCATTGAGGATATCGGGTTCACCGTAAACCGCCTGCTGCGCCTGTCGTATGGGCCGTTCCAGCTGGGCAATCTGAAGCCAGGCGAAGTCGAGGAGCTGCGTCCGCGTGTGGTGCGCGATCAGCTGGGTCTGACCGGTCCCGAGACCGAGGAAGACGACAAGCCCAAGCGCCCAGGCCGCCCGGTACGACAGCGCCCCGGTGCCGCGAAACCGGCGGGCAAGC includes:
- a CDS encoding metal-dependent hydrolase, whose translation is MKIIWLGHGSFRIETAGQVLLVDPWLTGNPMLAEDQHDAAITGATHIILTHAHFDHVIDVLALARRLDVPIVGQYDLMGIWGETEEVTTIGFNKGGTVNLDGPQLAMVPASHSSTFATQDGLRTGGSEVGYMLMSENKTLYISGDTGLMADMDWMGDYYKPDIGILSAGGHFTMDMAQAAYAATRYFNFKTVIPCHYRTFPILEQSAEKLAEALPDVTVIEPQVLDVIDV
- a CDS encoding DNA-3-methyladenine glycosylase I, with product MSKEYLADDGQLRCGWAGSAPEFLAYHDQEWGYPVADDRRLFEKICLESFQSGLSWRTILAKRENFRAAFHGFDWDSVAEFGPPDVERLLQDAGIVRHRGKVEAVINNARRAQEMVRQEGSLAAFFWRFEPGPDAQVPPQTASITPQSIALSKELKKRGWKFVGPTTCFAFMQAMGLVNDHAEHCICRAQVARARASFQSPALSGGE
- a CDS encoding nucleoside deaminase, which gives rise to MPFRSHMDIALAEARAAAARGEVPVGAVLIAPDGRVVAQAGNRTRELNDPTAHAEVLVIRAACAAAGSERLTGHDLYVTLEPCAMCAAAIAAARIGRVYYGASDPKSGGVAHGACVFSHPQAHHAPEVYDGISAEPAETLLKEFFAARRAGDG
- a CDS encoding pseudouridine synthase; the protein is MSKTPSSPKGQRPAAAKPARASKKPTAPSATGESPDGDRIAKVLSRAGVASRREAEKMIAEGRIAVNGKVIDSPALNVVLGKDRIVVDGMPMQDPEPPRLWMYHKPAGLVTTTSDELDRRTIFDELPEDMPRVMTVGRLDLNSEGLLLLTNDGGIKRQLELPSTGWLRRYRVRINGRPKDSDFEPLRQGLVIEGERFQPMTVALDRQQGANAWLTIGLREGKNREIRRAIEDIGFTVNRLLRLSYGPFQLGNLKPGEVEELRPRVVRDQLGLTGPETEEDDKPKRPGRPVRQRPGAAKPAGKPATKAGARPATKPGGKPVGKPAGKPAGRSFAGSDRSGDRPAERSGARPAGRSGPGGASGGQFSGKGKPADRFAGKPGGKPAGRSTETPGGRPTGKPTGKQAGKPTGKFGGKPAGGGAGRDAGRSSAPRGGGKPPRR